In Lycium ferocissimum isolate CSIRO_LF1 chromosome 11, AGI_CSIRO_Lferr_CH_V1, whole genome shotgun sequence, a single genomic region encodes these proteins:
- the LOC132036995 gene encoding protein DOG1-like 3 — MAHEFLIKPKMANTSCSSTDRNKQENLYKSWMNNQQEELKELQNAVALARKNERNDVELNELLAKTVQNFQGYVNGRSRLARVDVSPFYAPTWCTPLENSVLWIGGCRPSSFIRLIYALCGIDIESRLAEYLQGIKIGDFGQLCGKQIVMIDKLQIQIIAEERKLSSRLASLQEDVVDQPIAKVAKNCDTEEGENENEPLNKHAHSMANLLEEADELRMKTLKEILGIVTPIQGVEYLAAAKRIRLCLQQWGKKREQEHSNN; from the exons ATGGCTCATGAATTTCTCATAAAACCAAAAATGGCAAATACAAGCTGTAGTAGTACTGATAGaaataaacaagaaaatttatacaAGTCATGGATGAACAATCAACAAGAGGAACTAAAAGAGCTTCAAAACGCTGTTGCTCTAGCTCGAAAAAACGAGCGAAACGACGTCGAATTGAATGAGCTGCTGGCAAAAACGGTGCAGAACTTCCAGGGCTACGTGAATGGCCGTAGTCGACTCGCACGAGTCGACGTATCGCCATTTTACGCGCCTACTTGGTGCACTCCTTTGGAGAACTCGGTCCTGTGGATCGGGGGGTGCAGACCGTCTTCATTCATACGGCTAATTTACGCGCTCTGTGGTATCGATATTGAGTCTCGTCTCGCTGAGTACTTACAG GGTATAAAGATCGGCGATTTTGGTCAGCTTTGTGGTAAGCAAATTGTGATGATTGATAAGTTGCAGATACAAATTATTGCAGAAGAAAGGAAGCTTTCTTCAAGGTTGGCTAGCTTGCAAGAAGATGTTGTTGATCAACCGATAGCCAAGGTGGCCAAAAATTGTGACACTGAAGAAG gtgaaaatgaaaatgagccCTTAAATAAACATGCTCATAGCATGGCAAATTTACTAGAAGAAGCTGATGAGTTGAGGATGAAGACACTAAAGGAGATATTGGGCATAGTGACACCAATTCAAGGTGTGGAATACTTAGCAGCAGCAAAGAGAATAAGGCTATGTTTGCAACAATGGGGCAAGAAGAGGGAACAAGAGCAtagtaataattaa
- the LOC132038222 gene encoding CBL-interacting protein kinase 5-like: MHHLSSKMSTKSTKTEKKGTILMHKYEIGKLLGQGTFAKVYNARNLKTGQYVAVKVIDKEKVMKVGLIDQIKREISVMRLIRHPNVVELYEVMASKTKIYFAMEYVRGGELFNKVAKGRLRESAARKYFQQLIAAVDFCHSRGVYHRDLKPENILLDETGNLKVSDFGLSALFETKRQDGLLHTTCGTPAYVAPEVINKRGYDGEKADIWSCGVILFVLLAGYLPFHDSNLMEMYKKISKGEFKCPEYFPSVVKKLLSRILDPNPISRITLVKLMDNHWFKKGFKQIDKTPILDQSQEDSPRSVFDIVDDSDADCSSGHNEQSSSTMKPTCLNAFDIISLSPGFDLSSLFEKDKSHRSDARFTTQKSATTIVSRLEQVASMGSFKVKKKDGMVKMQGSKEGRKGQLAIDAEIFEITPAFHVVEVTKKSGDTAEYMKFCDQGLKPSLKDIVLAAGKSNKKWEKQKIKS, encoded by the exons ATGCATCATCTTTCATCCAAGATGAGCACGAAGAGCACGAAAACGGAAAAAAAAGGCACAATTTTGATGCATAAGTATGAGATTGGGAAGTTGTTAGGCCAAGGTACATTTGCCAAAGTCTATAATGCAAGAAACCTCAAAACCGGGCAATATGTGGCTGTGAAGGTAATTGACAAAGAAAAAGTCATGAAAGTTGGCCTAATTGACCAAATCAAACGTGAAATTTCAGTCATGAGGCTAATAAGACATCCAAATGTTGTTGAACTTTATGAAGTAATGGctagcaaaacaaaaatttattttgcAATGGAATATGTTAGAGGTGGTGAATTATTCAATAAGGTTGCTAAAGGAAGGCTTAGGGAATCTGCAGCTCGAAAATACTTCCAACAATTAATCGCGGCCGTTGATTTCTGTCATAGCCGAGGTGTCTATCATCGCGATCTGAAACCCGAAAATATCCTTCTGGACGAAACCGGAAATCTAAAGGTTTCCGATTTCGGCCTGAGTGCTCTTTTCGAGACGAAAAGACAAGACGGCCTCCTCCACACGACATGTGGAACTCCAGCATATGTCGCGCCTGAGGTTATAAACAAGAGGGGATATGATGGTGAAAAGGCGGATATTTGGTCATGTGGGGTCATTTTGTTTGTCTTGTTAGCTGGTTATCTTCCATTCCATGATTCAAATTTAATGGAAATGTACAAGAAAATTAGTAAAGGGGAATTCAAATGCCCTGAATATTTCCCTTCTGTAGTGAAAAAACTTCTTTCAAGAATTCTTGATCCAAAtccaatatcaagaatcacATTAGTTAAGCTAATGGACAATCATTGGTTCAAGAAAGGATTCAAACAAATAGATAAAACACCAATTTTGGATCAATCGCAGGAAGATTCGCCACGTAGCGTGTTTGATATTGTGGATGATTCGGATGCAGACTGTTCTTCAGGACACAATGAACAGAGCTCATCAACAATGAAGCCTACTTGTTTGAATGCTTTCGATATCATTTCTCTTTCTCCTGGTTTTGATCTCTCTAGCTTGTTCGAGAAAGATAAGAGCCATAGATCGGATGCTAGATTCACGACACAAAAGTCAGCGACCACTATCGTGTCAAGGCTAGAGCAAGTAGCTTCAATGGGGAGTTTTAAG gtgaagaagaaagacgggaTGGTGAAAATGCAAGGAAGTAAAGAAGGGAGAAAAGGGCAACTAGCTATTGATGCAGAGATATTTGAGATTACTCCAGCTTTCCATGTTGTGGAAGTGACAAAAAAATCAGGAGACACTGCAGAATACATGAAGTTTTGTGATCAAGGCTTAAAACCTTCATTAAAAGATATAGTTTTGGCTGCAGGAAAGAGCAACAAGAAgtgggaaaaacaaaaaatcaaatctTAG